Proteins from one Chanodichthys erythropterus isolate Z2021 chromosome 15, ASM2448905v1, whole genome shotgun sequence genomic window:
- the csf3b gene encoding colony stimulating factor 3 (granulocyte) b: MKFYLTLAVHCCLALVYSAPLRDPKMTHAVESAMSLAQKILRDIPGAHEACVKTTGLTLSSEAKDLEYLLNDIGIPAPPVLKSEELTMEMSLSRIVEGLELHHKLLQEIGSVLSSTEELNLLLADVTDLSAQLHEMQRLAQIPSTESKKAFTLQLNGDYQVRVAAHLSLKQLRSFTQDVFRSLRHIALSN; the protein is encoded by the exons ATGAAGTTCTACCTCA CTCTTGCAGTGCACTGCTGTTTAGCGCTGGTTTATTCCGCGCCGCTCCGCGATCCAAAGATGACGCACGCGGTGGAGAGCGCCATGAGTTTAGCCCAGAAGATTCTGCGCGACATTCCCGGAGCGCACGAGGCGTGCGTCAAAACGACG GGTTTGACACTCTCCAGTGAAGCTAAAGACTTGGAGTATTTATTGAATGACATCGGCATCCCTGCGCCTCCAGTGCTCAAGTCAGAGGAGCTCACCATG GAAATGAGTTTAAGCCGGATTGTGGAGGGTCTGGAGCTACACCACAAACTTCTGCAGGAAATCGGATCCGTCTTGAGCTCCACAGAAGAACTGAACCTCCTTCTTGCAGATGTCACAGATCTGTCTGCTCAGCTGCATGAG ATGCAGCGGCTGGCCCAGATTCCCAGTACAGAATCCAAGAAAGCGTTTACACTGCAGCTCAACGGCGATTATCAGGTGCGAGTGGCGGCTCATCTTTCCCTCAAGCAGCTGCGCAGCTTCACGCAGGATGTGTTTCGCAGTCTACGACACATCGCTCTGTCTAACTAG